One window from the genome of Pyramidobacter piscolens W5455 encodes:
- the sdaAA gene encoding L-serine ammonia-lyase, iron-sulfur-dependent, subunit alpha: protein MSICTQCGMCTNSGGNTDRLPSLFDSIGPIMTGPSSSHTAGMVRIGRMCRQLIGGAPDTIDLYFYGALSMTYKGHASDSGVVAGLLGQLEDSPGIKTALQTAKAQGIPVVVHRYPDDTSHSPATVDTELTRNGERYRIVGLTIGGGEIQMSEVDGFPVELYGSEDGVLFSTSKAYTAAELSSAVGATFQSCVSTVNDGVYFHTAISDRSLSEDAMAKLKLLASKVYPLAGLWDFKLVNAEPLVNSFDELLARAKASSIPAVAEEFEAKRSGVTREWIRKKTLEAWKTMKASVVAGLGKNNLVAGFMPGDDGAKLMKLVNKGKNLSGPIVGTAVARAIGVMEANGSMCCVCASPTAGSCGVIPGCLLTSAEQLHSSEDQIIDALLVAAMTGVLIAKRAPVSGALGGCQSEIGVASAMAAAGLVQLAGGTPLQCCEAMALALKNILGLICDPVAGPVEIPCIKRNAIGVGNAYVAADMALAGIRSVIPSDEVVDALINTQQLLPRELRGTLVGGLASTKTARQLKDVWYKRMEEMG from the coding sequence ATGAGCATCTGTACCCAGTGTGGTATGTGCACGAACAGCGGCGGCAATACCGACCGTCTTCCGAGCCTTTTTGACTCCATCGGCCCGATCATGACGGGGCCGTCCAGCTCGCATACGGCAGGCATGGTGCGTATCGGGCGCATGTGCCGCCAATTGATTGGCGGCGCACCGGACACGATCGACCTTTACTTCTACGGCGCGCTCTCGATGACGTACAAGGGGCACGCCAGTGACTCCGGCGTCGTTGCGGGCCTGCTGGGCCAGCTTGAGGATTCTCCGGGAATCAAAACGGCGCTCCAGACAGCCAAGGCGCAAGGGATCCCTGTCGTCGTCCATCGTTACCCAGACGACACAAGCCACAGCCCGGCAACTGTCGACACCGAACTGACCCGGAACGGGGAGCGTTATCGGATTGTCGGCCTGACGATCGGCGGCGGCGAAATCCAGATGAGCGAGGTCGACGGTTTTCCTGTCGAACTCTATGGCAGCGAGGACGGCGTTTTGTTCTCCACCTCCAAAGCCTACACCGCTGCCGAGCTCTCTTCCGCTGTCGGAGCGACCTTCCAGTCCTGCGTGTCGACCGTGAATGACGGCGTCTATTTCCACACGGCGATCTCGGACAGGTCCCTGAGCGAGGACGCCATGGCGAAGCTGAAGCTCCTTGCTTCAAAGGTCTATCCTCTGGCCGGCTTGTGGGACTTCAAGCTTGTCAACGCTGAACCGCTCGTGAATAGCTTCGATGAGCTTCTTGCCCGCGCAAAGGCTTCCTCGATCCCCGCGGTGGCCGAGGAATTTGAGGCGAAGCGCAGCGGCGTCACGCGCGAGTGGATTCGCAAAAAGACGCTCGAGGCATGGAAAACCATGAAGGCGTCCGTCGTCGCCGGCCTTGGCAAAAACAACCTTGTGGCCGGCTTCATGCCCGGCGACGACGGTGCGAAGCTCATGAAGCTTGTGAACAAAGGCAAAAATCTCTCAGGCCCCATCGTCGGCACGGCTGTCGCGCGCGCGATCGGCGTCATGGAGGCCAACGGCAGCATGTGCTGTGTCTGCGCTTCGCCAACGGCGGGTTCGTGCGGCGTCATTCCCGGCTGCCTCCTGACCTCTGCCGAGCAGCTCCACTCCAGCGAGGACCAAATCATTGACGCCCTGCTCGTCGCGGCCATGACGGGCGTGCTCATCGCCAAGCGCGCGCCGGTATCGGGCGCTCTTGGCGGTTGTCAGTCTGAAATCGGCGTCGCCAGCGCGATGGCTGCGGCAGGCCTTGTCCAACTTGCCGGAGGAACCCCTTTGCAGTGTTGTGAGGCAATGGCGCTTGCCCTCAAGAACATCCTGGGGCTTATCTGTGACCCCGTAGCAGGACCTGTCGAAATTCCCTGTATCAAGCGTAACGCGATTGGAGTTGGGAATGCCTACGTTGCAGCCGATATGGCACTTGCTGGCATCAGGAGTGTCATTCCATCGGACGAAGTCGTGGATGCCCTGATCAACACACAGCAGCTTCTGCCTCGCGAGCTTCGGGGCACTCTGGTTGGCGGACTTGCCTCGACGAAGACTGCGCGTCAGCTGAAGGACGTATGGTATAAGCGCATGGAAGAGATGGGGTAA
- a CDS encoding ornithine cyclodeaminase family protein, whose translation MKTRLLSQDMIKSLITMKDVVDVVEKTYHGMGEGTVINPAKVNLDLGETAEYPPYKGFMNAMPAFIGFEDIAGLKWAGGNLGMRPLMDLPYVSALLMLVDAPTLQFIGVMDSAHITNLRTGAQSAVASCYLTKKRNITLGLYGAGMQGHTQTMAFAERFTLNKVVVYDVFPAASEKYKADCAHLVKDGNIVIAKTPEEVCKDADIIICVTQSKDKYVKDEWIGSGQILFPMGSYQECEDKFIKNADKIIVDHIEQCMHRGALSGLHEKGELKEIDVYATIGEVVANKKSVVPVEESHERILCLPIGTGSMDVAVGGIVLERAKEKGVGGEYEFV comes from the coding sequence ATGAAAACCCGTCTGCTGAGCCAGGATATGATCAAGAGCCTCATCACGATGAAAGACGTCGTGGACGTCGTCGAGAAGACATACCACGGCATGGGCGAAGGTACCGTTATTAACCCCGCCAAGGTGAACCTTGACCTTGGCGAAACTGCCGAATACCCGCCGTACAAGGGCTTCATGAACGCCATGCCCGCGTTCATCGGCTTCGAGGACATTGCGGGCCTGAAGTGGGCTGGCGGCAACCTCGGCATGCGTCCGCTCATGGACCTGCCCTATGTCTCTGCCCTGCTTATGCTGGTCGACGCTCCGACGCTCCAGTTTATCGGCGTCATGGACAGCGCTCACATCACGAACTTGCGCACCGGCGCCCAGTCTGCCGTCGCTTCGTGCTATCTCACGAAGAAGCGCAATATTACGCTGGGGCTTTACGGCGCCGGCATGCAGGGGCACACCCAGACCATGGCGTTCGCCGAGCGCTTTACGCTGAACAAGGTCGTCGTGTACGACGTGTTCCCCGCTGCGTCTGAGAAGTACAAGGCCGACTGCGCGCACCTTGTGAAGGACGGCAACATCGTCATCGCGAAGACGCCGGAAGAGGTCTGCAAAGATGCAGACATCATTATCTGCGTCACCCAGTCCAAGGACAAGTATGTCAAGGACGAGTGGATCGGGTCCGGCCAGATTCTGTTCCCGATGGGCTCCTACCAGGAGTGCGAGGACAAGTTCATCAAGAACGCCGACAAAATCATTGTCGACCACATCGAACAGTGCATGCACCGCGGTGCTCTGAGCGGCCTTCATGAGAAAGGCGAGCTCAAGGAGATCGACGTGTATGCTACGATCGGTGAAGTCGTCGCCAACAAGAAGAGTGTCGTCCCGGTCGAAGAGAGCCATGAGCGCATTCTCTGCCTGCCGATCGGCACCGGTTCGATGGACGTTGCTGTTGGCGGCATCGTGCTTGAGCGTGCCAAGGAAAAGGGCGTCGGCGGAGAATACGAATTCGTATAA
- a CDS encoding FadR/GntR family transcriptional regulator: MIRPLERGTYYTEIIAQLKKEIANGTWKLGERLPGELTLAKQFNVSRSSIREALKALAYAGIVESKPGRGTFLLHVLDAPEADDFDDSAYAKLIEVRKLIEGQAAYWCVQRATPQQIQQLEAILREGEEDGDAALNVAHMKFHAAIARLADNPYLTRMIDSLNGEIKRQKEVNFKMLPREDRKEHWKVLEAIKSGDPSLARRVMVKHVEVFWKKGYKHAPATEETQEQ; encoded by the coding sequence ATGATTCGACCGCTGGAGAGAGGTACCTATTACACTGAAATTATTGCCCAGCTGAAAAAAGAGATTGCAAACGGCACATGGAAACTTGGCGAACGCTTGCCCGGAGAGCTTACCCTTGCAAAGCAGTTCAATGTGAGCCGCAGCAGCATCCGCGAGGCACTTAAAGCTCTGGCTTACGCTGGCATCGTCGAATCAAAACCCGGGCGAGGCACATTTCTACTCCACGTACTTGATGCCCCTGAAGCTGACGACTTCGACGACAGTGCTTACGCGAAGCTCATTGAGGTCCGCAAGCTTATTGAGGGACAGGCCGCGTACTGGTGCGTACAGCGTGCCACGCCACAACAGATTCAGCAACTTGAAGCGATCCTCCGCGAAGGAGAAGAGGACGGGGACGCCGCACTTAACGTGGCACATATGAAGTTTCACGCCGCGATTGCCCGGCTGGCCGACAATCCGTACCTGACGCGCATGATCGACTCACTGAACGGTGAAATCAAGCGCCAGAAAGAAGTGAACTTCAAGATGTTGCCACGAGAAGACCGCAAGGAGCACTGGAAAGTTCTTGAGGCGATCAAGTCCGGCGATCCATCTCTGGCCCGCCGCGTCATGGTGAAGCACGTCGAGGTCTTCTGGAAAAAGGGGTACAAGCACGCTCCTGCAACAGAAGAGACACAAGAACAATAA
- a CDS encoding TRAP transporter large permease yields the protein MDGVTLSIISLLILMVLLSLGVPIAFCFSGALLFMVTFGDISMKGMMMWGLQQILSPSLLCVPLFIYAGSLMSGSGIAKYLLDFVDVFVGRVKGGLGIVAIVTCGIMGAISGSAFTGLAATGSMLIPEMVKRGYPRSCATALITASSILGTLIPPSTPMIIFGWVTNTNVLACFLSTVGPGILTIIIFCAINMLICHNLDMKLLPPLSKQEKRHQIISKGWKALPAILMPLIILGGIYSGATTPTEAAAVATVYCFPVGFLIYKGLKPKNTFQITKDSAVSAGTIMVMIMCSMMLSQTYVRLQAPQAIMGSIFGITQNKFLILLLINALLLFVGMIVNDTTGIILVAPLLQPLATSIGIHPVHYAAIFGVNLGIGCLTPPYASLLYLGMRVGKVEFSDILPYVCLFLLGYLPVMLATTYWPALSLFLPRVFGYV from the coding sequence ATGGACGGCGTGACTCTTTCGATTATTTCCCTTTTAATCCTGATGGTCCTGCTGTCTTTGGGCGTGCCGATCGCATTTTGTTTTAGCGGAGCGTTGTTGTTCATGGTTACATTTGGTGATATCTCGATGAAGGGTATGATGATGTGGGGGCTCCAGCAGATTTTAAGCCCGTCGTTGCTGTGTGTGCCGCTGTTCATCTATGCAGGCTCGCTAATGAGCGGGTCAGGCATAGCAAAATACCTGCTCGACTTCGTTGATGTTTTCGTTGGCCGCGTCAAGGGCGGTCTCGGCATCGTTGCGATTGTTACTTGCGGCATCATGGGCGCCATTTCCGGCAGCGCATTCACTGGTCTTGCCGCGACGGGTAGCATGTTGATTCCCGAGATGGTGAAGCGAGGTTATCCACGCTCTTGCGCTACGGCGCTGATTACAGCTTCGTCGATTCTCGGCACGCTGATCCCACCCTCAACACCAATGATCATCTTCGGTTGGGTTACTAACACGAACGTCCTTGCCTGTTTCCTGTCTACTGTAGGCCCCGGAATCCTGACAATCATCATTTTCTGTGCAATCAACATGCTTATCTGTCACAATCTTGATATGAAGCTTCTTCCTCCGCTTTCTAAACAAGAGAAACGTCATCAAATTATCAGCAAAGGCTGGAAGGCTCTGCCGGCCATTCTAATGCCCCTTATTATTCTCGGCGGCATCTACTCCGGCGCGACGACGCCAACCGAAGCGGCGGCCGTCGCTACAGTTTACTGCTTCCCTGTCGGTTTTTTGATTTACAAGGGGTTGAAACCAAAGAATACATTCCAAATCACAAAGGACTCTGCTGTATCGGCGGGCACAATCATGGTCATGATCATGTGTTCGATGATGTTGAGCCAGACGTATGTTAGGCTTCAGGCTCCTCAGGCCATCATGGGGTCAATTTTCGGCATCACGCAGAACAAGTTTCTGATACTTCTCCTCATCAATGCCCTGTTGCTCTTTGTTGGCATGATTGTCAATGACACGACAGGCATCATTCTTGTAGCGCCGTTGCTCCAGCCGCTGGCGACGTCAATCGGTATCCACCCCGTGCATTACGCGGCTATCTTTGGCGTCAACCTCGGCATTGGCTGCCTGACCCCGCCTTACGCCTCGTTGTTGTATCTCGGCATGCGCGTCGGCAAGGTTGAGTTTTCTGATATCCTGCCGTACGTCTGTCTATTCCTGCTAGGCTACCTGCCGGTTATGCTTGCTACGACCTACTGGCCGGCTCTGTCCCTTTTCCTCCCGCGTGTTTTTGGCTACGTGTAA
- the sdaAA gene encoding L-serine ammonia-lyase, iron-sulfur-dependent, subunit alpha yields MPDCSICGACINSDRGGADRLPSLFDSIGPVMTGSSSSATAGVLRIGRMGRLLIGGDPDAIDLYFYGALSTTYKGHASDGAVVAGLLGELEDSGLIGKMLRIAAERGIPVHDHVDPESTRNSMTVDMALVRNGVHYRISGVSIGGGEIEMQEVDGWPVLLHGFEDGALFLADHCFSQSEVEAFLSRSVQSVTATEYDGKAFHTVLTETALTEPQINALRDASIRVYPLRNLWDFKLKDPVPLFDTFASWLALAEKTSAPSAAEEYEERRSGVSREWVRKKTLTAWNAMKAAVENGLAGHNRLLGGLTPGDDGARLKNLVDAHQNLSGPVVGTAIARALAVMESNGSMRQVVACPTAGSCGIMPGCLMTAAEKLGSSDDQIIDALLSGAMTGVLVAKRAPVSGALGGCQSEIGVSSAMAAAALAQLAGGSAKQVQEAYALALKNVLGLVCDPVAGPVEVPCIKRNAIGVANAFAAADMALAGIESIIPPDEVLDALINTQQYLPRELRGMMSGGLCATKKAHELKDWWYKKLATM; encoded by the coding sequence ATGCCTGATTGCAGCATTTGCGGCGCGTGCATCAACAGTGATCGCGGCGGTGCAGACCGACTGCCAAGCCTTTTCGATTCCATTGGACCTGTCATGACCGGTTCGTCCAGCTCCGCCACAGCGGGCGTCCTGCGTATCGGGCGCATGGGACGATTGCTGATCGGAGGCGATCCGGACGCGATCGATCTGTATTTCTACGGCGCGCTCTCGACAACGTACAAAGGCCATGCGAGCGACGGCGCGGTTGTTGCTGGTCTGCTCGGTGAGCTCGAAGACTCCGGCCTGATTGGGAAGATGCTCAGGATTGCCGCCGAACGCGGCATTCCGGTTCACGATCATGTCGACCCCGAATCGACGCGCAACTCGATGACCGTCGACATGGCGCTTGTGCGGAACGGCGTCCATTACCGCATCTCCGGCGTGTCCATAGGCGGCGGCGAGATCGAGATGCAGGAGGTGGACGGCTGGCCCGTCCTGCTCCATGGTTTTGAAGACGGCGCGCTGTTCCTTGCGGACCACTGTTTCAGCCAAAGCGAAGTCGAAGCGTTCCTCAGCCGTTCCGTCCAGTCCGTGACGGCCACAGAGTACGACGGTAAAGCATTCCACACCGTCCTGACCGAGACGGCCCTGACAGAGCCGCAGATAAACGCCCTTCGCGACGCGTCGATCCGCGTTTACCCTCTGCGCAACCTGTGGGATTTTAAACTGAAAGACCCGGTTCCTCTGTTCGACACCTTCGCCAGCTGGCTCGCCCTTGCTGAGAAGACGTCAGCCCCCTCTGCCGCGGAGGAGTATGAAGAGCGCCGGAGCGGCGTGAGCCGCGAGTGGGTGCGCAAAAAGACGCTGACCGCCTGGAATGCCATGAAGGCGGCAGTCGAGAACGGCCTCGCTGGTCATAACCGTCTGCTGGGCGGCCTGACTCCTGGCGACGACGGCGCGAGGCTCAAGAATCTCGTTGACGCGCATCAGAATCTTTCCGGCCCTGTCGTGGGTACAGCAATCGCACGTGCGCTTGCTGTCATGGAGAGTAACGGTTCCATGCGTCAGGTCGTCGCCTGTCCGACGGCAGGCTCCTGCGGTATCATGCCCGGCTGCTTGATGACCGCGGCAGAAAAGCTTGGTTCGAGCGACGACCAGATTATCGACGCTCTCCTGTCCGGCGCAATGACCGGCGTCCTTGTCGCAAAACGCGCTCCCGTTTCCGGTGCCCTTGGCGGGTGCCAGTCCGAGATCGGCGTTTCGTCCGCCATGGCAGCAGCCGCACTGGCTCAGCTGGCCGGCGGATCGGCAAAGCAGGTCCAGGAGGCGTATGCTCTCGCGCTGAAAAATGTCCTTGGGCTCGTGTGCGATCCGGTCGCCGGTCCTGTCGAAGTGCCGTGCATCAAGCGCAACGCTATCGGCGTCGCGAATGCGTTCGCCGCGGCCGACATGGCCCTTGCCGGCATTGAGAGCATCATCCCGCCTGACGAGGTCCTTGACGCCCTGATCAACACACAACAGTATCTGCCCCGTGAGCTTCGCGGCATGATGAGCGGCGGCCTGTGCGCGACGAAAAAAGCTCACGAGCTCAAAGACTGGTGGTACAAAAAGCTCGCGACGATGTAG
- a CDS encoding L-serine ammonia-lyase, iron-sulfur-dependent, subunit alpha, translating to MVNRQSILLTILNKEVRPALGCTGPVAVAFAAAAAKDTVGGEPKKVRIVMDKDSYIKNVAVGIPGIDMRGIEIAASLGAIAGVSSAGLEVLKDVTPSDAAKAKAFLPNVDVKIQWDFDSVGLYIEAWVATDKGEGHVLVGKTHTNIIFRELNGKLIEGQYEKNFDSVVDRSHDTILDYKISEIIDFAKQVPIEEISICREAIGMNKIIAEQGYKPGVGENFGNGILEIPWPSPITKAKSYAAAASDARMQGLEYPTMSCATSGNVGITCSMPLISMGESLGKSEEEIMRALAASFLLCVQMKSLIGRLSMFCACALASSVGIAGGMVMLLGGGTKEVDGAIRNVVGSVFGILCDGAKHGCALKLSMSSGVAIESSYMAMNGHFVKGGDGFVCNTADETVRLVGRMAKEGTAGADQTMCRLLYERNKIDSAKPSQMRCV from the coding sequence ATGGTAAATCGTCAAAGTATTCTACTTACCATTCTCAACAAGGAAGTCAGACCGGCCCTTGGCTGTACGGGACCTGTAGCTGTTGCGTTTGCTGCGGCTGCCGCAAAGGATACTGTAGGCGGCGAACCGAAAAAGGTTCGCATTGTTATGGACAAAGACTCGTACATCAAGAACGTTGCCGTCGGTATCCCAGGTATTGACATGCGTGGTATTGAGATCGCCGCATCGTTGGGCGCTATCGCCGGCGTTTCATCGGCGGGGCTTGAAGTACTCAAGGATGTGACGCCGTCCGATGCAGCAAAAGCCAAGGCCTTCCTGCCGAACGTTGACGTCAAGATTCAGTGGGATTTTGACAGCGTTGGCCTCTATATTGAAGCATGGGTTGCGACAGACAAGGGCGAAGGACACGTGCTTGTCGGCAAAACGCATACGAATATCATTTTCCGCGAATTGAACGGCAAGCTCATTGAAGGACAGTACGAGAAGAACTTTGATTCTGTTGTTGACCGTTCGCATGACACGATCCTTGACTATAAAATCAGCGAGATCATTGACTTCGCGAAACAGGTCCCGATTGAGGAAATCAGCATCTGCCGCGAGGCCATCGGAATGAACAAGATTATCGCCGAGCAGGGGTATAAGCCGGGTGTTGGCGAAAATTTCGGCAACGGAATTCTCGAGATCCCGTGGCCTTCCCCAATTACGAAAGCTAAGAGCTATGCGGCGGCGGCTTCTGATGCTCGCATGCAGGGACTTGAATATCCGACGATGAGTTGCGCAACGAGTGGTAATGTCGGTATCACATGTTCTATGCCGTTAATTTCCATGGGGGAGAGTCTTGGCAAATCGGAAGAAGAGATCATGCGCGCTCTTGCAGCGAGTTTCCTGCTCTGTGTACAGATGAAGAGTCTGATTGGTCGTCTCTCAATGTTCTGCGCGTGCGCGCTGGCGTCGAGTGTCGGTATCGCAGGCGGCATGGTGATGTTGCTAGGCGGTGGCACGAAAGAAGTTGATGGCGCGATACGTAACGTCGTAGGTTCTGTGTTTGGCATTTTGTGTGACGGTGCGAAGCATGGTTGTGCGCTGAAGTTGTCCATGTCCTCCGGCGTCGCGATTGAGAGCTCCTACATGGCGATGAACGGTCACTTTGTCAAGGGCGGCGATGGTTTTGTCTGCAACACAGCGGATGAGACTGTCCGCCTTGTGGGGCGCATGGCCAAGGAAGGCACAGCGGGTGCCGATCAGACGATGTGTCGCCTGCTCTACGAGCGCAACAAGATTGACTCAGCCAAGCCGTCGCAGATGCGTTGCGTCTAA
- the dctP gene encoding TRAP transporter substrate-binding protein DctP, which produces MKKLNVLFAAFAVFYMGTAAVAAPWKLATIRPEGSAIDVAVHKFVDDVKKGTDGRIDIQIYPNSVLGDYTTVQELVSLGSVEMQCGSMSWQVDKRLSAFIQPYLVKDWETAKKNYSKGAKFTAFCEEILEKQNVKVLAYWPIYFGGIALTKDVANPLDTEKKNLKVRVPSTKQWEALADAFGFQATPLPFSEFFTAAQTGMVEGIFGAGAENHYVNFKDIMKAEIPINTHFECWPLIINKELYDGLSDADRATLDKAAADFEAERWGAAPPETESYLKKLEEKGIKVYRPTPEQLEHFSEVGRKATFPVLEQICGKKGYEEILATIVD; this is translated from the coding sequence ATGAAAAAGTTGAACGTTCTGTTTGCTGCTTTCGCTGTTTTCTACATGGGTACAGCCGCAGTTGCCGCGCCGTGGAAGCTAGCCACGATTCGTCCCGAAGGCTCAGCGATTGATGTCGCGGTTCATAAGTTTGTTGATGACGTGAAGAAGGGCACCGACGGCCGCATTGACATCCAGATTTATCCGAACAGCGTTCTCGGCGACTACACGACAGTGCAGGAGCTTGTCTCTCTCGGCTCGGTCGAGATGCAGTGTGGTTCCATGAGCTGGCAGGTCGACAAACGTCTGTCCGCCTTCATTCAACCTTACCTTGTCAAAGACTGGGAGACAGCGAAGAAGAACTACAGCAAGGGAGCAAAGTTCACAGCTTTCTGCGAAGAGATTCTCGAGAAACAGAATGTTAAGGTCCTTGCCTATTGGCCGATTTACTTTGGCGGTATCGCTCTGACCAAAGATGTCGCCAATCCGCTTGATACCGAGAAGAAGAACCTGAAGGTTCGTGTGCCGAGCACGAAGCAGTGGGAAGCGCTTGCTGACGCCTTTGGTTTTCAGGCCACGCCACTTCCATTCTCTGAGTTCTTTACTGCGGCTCAGACTGGCATGGTTGAGGGCATCTTCGGTGCCGGTGCTGAAAACCACTACGTGAACTTCAAGGACATAATGAAGGCTGAGATTCCCATCAACACGCACTTTGAGTGTTGGCCGCTCATCATTAACAAGGAGCTGTACGACGGACTGTCCGATGCTGATCGTGCCACTCTTGACAAGGCTGCTGCGGACTTCGAAGCTGAACGTTGGGGCGCTGCCCCGCCTGAGACTGAAAGCTATCTCAAGAAGCTTGAAGAAAAAGGCATTAAAGTTTACCGTCCGACGCCCGAACAGCTTGAGCACTTTTCCGAGGTCGGACGCAAAGCGACATTTCCTGTTCTTGAGCAGATCTGTGGCAAGAAGGGCTATGAAGAAATCCTTGCAACGATCGTTGACTAA
- a CDS encoding TRAP transporter small permease, whose product MKSMTIVRAKWIRGLDHVIDAVIVIALLAVTALMFVQVVMRYVLRSPLMGIEELNNFPTTWLYLMAAVKASSEKGQLVARVLEIFCKRVRSIYAIRIIASIASTVILCWLTWWGWDYLKYALRVGKKTDILFIPMIYYEVTVFIAFTLMLFYTIVEMWECVQQYRMTPTDALISKHQEVA is encoded by the coding sequence ATGAAAAGTATGACAATTGTTCGAGCAAAATGGATTCGTGGGCTTGACCATGTCATTGATGCGGTTATTGTCATCGCTCTGCTCGCGGTTACGGCGCTCATGTTTGTCCAGGTTGTTATGAGATATGTTCTGCGCTCGCCGCTTATGGGCATCGAAGAGCTTAACAACTTTCCAACGACATGGTTGTACTTGATGGCCGCCGTGAAAGCCTCTTCCGAAAAGGGGCAGCTTGTTGCGAGAGTACTAGAGATCTTTTGCAAGAGGGTACGTAGTATTTACGCTATTCGTATCATTGCCTCTATTGCTTCGACAGTTATCCTGTGCTGGCTCACGTGGTGGGGCTGGGATTACCTCAAGTATGCTCTCCGCGTCGGTAAAAAGACGGATATCCTATTTATCCCAATGATCTACTATGAAGTGACGGTATTCATTGCGTTTACTCTTATGCTGTTCTATACAATCGTCGAAATGTGGGAGTGCGTTCAGCAGTATCGGATGACGCCTACGGACGCCCTTATCTCGAAACATCAGGAGGTGGCCTAA
- a CDS encoding ornithine cyclodeaminase family protein: MKTLLLSQKEAMSLITMKDVVEIVEKNFRGMGEGNVINPTKVNLDLGETSPYPPYAGYMNAMPAYIGWENVAGIKWAGGALGKRKALGLPYISSMMFLVDPVTLQFKSVMDSAMITNYRTGAQSAVAMKYLTKKRNITFGLYGAGMQARTQVMAFAEIFTLNKIKVYDVYTPAAEKFKKDVAQYVKNGNIEICSVPRDVVEDCDAIVAVTQAQKPIVEDSWIRPKQVFFPMGSWQECTDEFILNADKIVVDHIGQCLHRGALKHVVSEGKFSEKDIYCTIGELVAGKKKLAYVEDRPAERTICIPIGTGAQDVAVGGVIYQRAIAKGIGGSFQFV, encoded by the coding sequence ATGAAAACGTTGTTGCTGAGCCAGAAGGAAGCCATGAGCTTGATTACAATGAAAGATGTTGTCGAAATCGTGGAAAAGAACTTCCGCGGCATGGGCGAAGGAAACGTCATCAACCCGACCAAGGTCAACCTTGACCTTGGCGAGACCAGCCCATACCCGCCCTATGCGGGCTACATGAACGCCATGCCGGCCTATATCGGCTGGGAGAACGTTGCCGGCATCAAGTGGGCTGGCGGCGCGCTCGGTAAACGAAAAGCCCTCGGACTGCCCTACATTTCTTCGATGATGTTCCTCGTTGACCCCGTGACGCTCCAGTTCAAGTCCGTCATGGATAGCGCGATGATTACGAATTACCGTACTGGCGCTCAATCTGCCGTTGCAATGAAGTACCTCACGAAGAAGCGGAACATCACGTTCGGTCTGTACGGCGCTGGAATGCAGGCTCGTACGCAGGTTATGGCATTTGCTGAAATCTTTACGCTCAACAAGATCAAGGTGTATGATGTTTACACACCGGCTGCCGAGAAGTTCAAGAAAGATGTTGCTCAGTACGTGAAGAATGGCAACATTGAGATCTGCTCTGTTCCGCGTGACGTGGTCGAAGACTGTGATGCTATTGTCGCTGTCACCCAGGCCCAGAAACCGATCGTCGAAGACAGTTGGATTAGGCCGAAGCAAGTCTTCTTCCCGATGGGCAGCTGGCAGGAGTGCACGGACGAGTTCATTCTCAACGCTGACAAGATCGTCGTTGACCACATCGGCCAGTGCCTACACCGCGGTGCCTTGAAACACGTGGTGTCCGAGGGCAAGTTTTCCGAGAAGGACATCTACTGTACGATCGGCGAACTTGTTGCTGGCAAAAAGAAACTCGCATACGTCGAAGACCGCCCGGCTGAGCGCACGATTTGTATCCCGATTGGCACCGGCGCTCAGGATGTAGCTGTCGGCGGCGTCATCTACCAGCGCGCCATCGCGAAGGGTATCGGTGGCAGCTTCCAGTTCGTGTAA